The following coding sequences are from one Streptococcus sp. NPS 308 window:
- a CDS encoding helix-turn-helix domain-containing protein yields MNTLAEKFRLKRKELRLSQQTLAEGICEQSQISKIERGHFIPSADLLFKLSQRLEVPLDYFFNEQIEIKSNLSNFKQLSARLLDDRNYDDLEYIYRIEIERSTFLTLEDRTYLEWIKAIIDFYQYHSKCEAISSLENILLKVSSNTLIYLKVLNTLSNFYSLVGREQEYEANYSHLMELYQTKNFEHQEFLFGYIRVRYNYAHYLVSKEKYNEAIQEALETIELCKQRQTSYQLAPLLILVGNAGAKFLDKEEVKNYYIEAKELCKIYNNPLMLMKIENYLKELDTV; encoded by the coding sequence AAAAGAAAAGAGTTGAGACTCTCCCAACAAACTCTTGCAGAAGGAATTTGTGAACAAAGCCAGATTAGTAAAATTGAGAGAGGGCATTTCATTCCCTCCGCAGACCTTTTGTTCAAACTCTCACAACGACTTGAAGTACCATTAGATTATTTTTTTAATGAACAAATTGAAATTAAATCTAACCTCTCTAATTTCAAGCAATTATCTGCTCGACTATTAGATGACAGAAATTATGACGATTTGGAATATATCTATAGAATAGAGATTGAACGAAGTACTTTTCTAACACTAGAAGACCGAACTTACCTTGAATGGATTAAAGCTATTATTGACTTCTATCAATATCACAGTAAGTGTGAGGCTATTTCTTCATTGGAAAATATATTATTAAAAGTCTCCTCAAATACTCTGATTTATTTAAAGGTATTGAATACTCTATCTAATTTCTATTCCTTAGTGGGTCGTGAACAAGAATATGAGGCAAACTACTCTCATTTAATGGAGTTATATCAGACAAAAAATTTTGAGCATCAAGAGTTTTTATTTGGCTACATCAGAGTTCGTTACAACTACGCTCACTACCTAGTGTCAAAGGAAAAATATAACGAAGCCATCCAAGAAGCTCTTGAGACGATTGAACTCTGTAAACAAAGACAGACAAGTTACCAACTGGCTCCTCTACTTATTCTTGTAGGAAATGCTGGAGCCAAATTTCTAGATAAAGAAGAAGTCAAAAATTATTATATAGAAGCAAAAGAGTTATGTAAGATTTATAACAATCCTTTAATGTTGATGAA